The Streptomyces venezuelae genomic interval GACGTGCGGCCGGTCGAAGCCGACGGCCTCGCAGAAGGCGCCGAGCACCGGGACGACGCCGGCCAGGTCGTAGGGGCAGTCCTCGGGCAGACCGTCCGAGGCACCGAAGCCGGGGAGGTCGACGGCGATGACCTCGCGCTCGCCGGCGAGGATGTCGAGCACCGGCTCCCAGGCCTGCCAGTGGTGCCCGATGCCGTGGAGCAGCAGCAGCGGTTCCCCCGAGCCCCTCCGCTCGTACGTCAGGGACGTCGTACGGGGACCCGAAGGGGTCTCGATCGAGAACGCGATCCGTGCGGGCATGCCGGCTCCCTGCGGTTACTCAGATGACTCGTCAGCAAGAATTACCGTTCGGTAGCCAGGAGTTCAAGACCAGGGGCCGAAACTGGACAGAGCGGCGGTGGTCGGCTGGGATGGGCGGGTGCCCACCGATACCGAGCCCACGCCGACCGACACCCTCACCGACCTCTTCGAGGAACACCGCCGGATGCTCCTCGGTGTCGCCTACCGGATGCTCGGCCGCGCCGCCGACGCCGAGGACGTCGTCCAGGAGGCCTGGCTCCGCTGGACCGCCGAGGACCGCGGCGCCGTCCGCGAGCCGCGCGCCTTCCTCGTACGGATCACCACCAGGCTCGCCGTCGACCGGCTGCGGCAGGCCCAGGCTCGCCGCGAGGCCTACGTCGGGCCCTGGCTGCCGGAACCCGTCGTCACCGACTTCGGGCCGACCGCCCCCGACACCGCCGAGCGCGCCCTGCTCGCCGACTCCGTCTCCCTGGCGGTCCTCGTCGTCCTGGAGTCCCTCTCCCCCCTGGAGCGGGCCGTCTTCGTGCTGCGCGAGGCCTTCGGCTTCCCCTTCGCGGAGATCGCCACCGTGCTCGACCGGTCCGAGGCGGCCGTGCGCCAGCTCGCCGGCCGGGCCCGGCGCCACGTCGACGAGGGCAAGCCGCGCTACGACGTCGACCCGACCGAGCGTCGCGACCTCACCGAGCGCTTCCTCGCCGCCGCGGCCGGCGGCGACCTCGGCGAGCTCCTCTCCCTGCTCGCCCCGGACGCGCGCCTCGTCGGCGACAGCGGAGGCAAGTCCAAGGCCCCGCTGCGGATCATCGACACCGCCGACAAGGTCGGCCGCTTCCTCTGCGGCGTGGCGAAGGGGGCGGGGGACATCTACGACTACCGCTTCGCCGAGCTCAACGGCGCCCCCGCCGTCGTCGCCTTCGTGGACGGCAGGCCGGACTCGGTCTTCCAGGTCGAGGTGCGCGACGGCCGCGTCCAGTGCGTCTACATCATCCGCAACCCCGACAAGCTCCACGCCCTCGCCGGCCTCTGAGAACCACCGGGCCGGGATCACTCAGCGCCCGCCTCCGGCCCCGTCGCCGGCCCCACCTCCGGCCCCGTCTCCCGTCGCGGGAGGCGGGGCCGTTTGCTGCGCCGGGCACACGACGGCGCGAACGTCCTGTGAACGATCTAGGTCAGAGGGT includes:
- the sigJ gene encoding RNA polymerase sigma factor SigJ, coding for MPTDTEPTPTDTLTDLFEEHRRMLLGVAYRMLGRAADAEDVVQEAWLRWTAEDRGAVREPRAFLVRITTRLAVDRLRQAQARREAYVGPWLPEPVVTDFGPTAPDTAERALLADSVSLAVLVVLESLSPLERAVFVLREAFGFPFAEIATVLDRSEAAVRQLAGRARRHVDEGKPRYDVDPTERRDLTERFLAAAAGGDLGELLSLLAPDARLVGDSGGKSKAPLRIIDTADKVGRFLCGVAKGAGDIYDYRFAELNGAPAVVAFVDGRPDSVFQVEVRDGRVQCVYIIRNPDKLHALAGL